The Metopolophium dirhodum isolate CAU unplaced genomic scaffold, ASM1992520v1 scaffold59, whole genome shotgun sequence nucleotide sequence CTACTTCTCAAggtatatttcaatttataattgttcaatattttgaattagatttttgtttgtatttgttgtatatattataaaaaataaaaaaaaatttggtacaaaaatattgtattatacaatttagtatattatatgtacctagaacctatataacattatttattattttactaaaataaatttgtacctacctatatttatgtaaatgtatgGAATATGTTCTTATAAACAACATTGCAATAACTAATGTATtgtactgtaaaaataaaactatgatgaaaacattaatatagttggtaccaatagttatatataatctttaacataattaaaattactattaattaaatctaaTTATATCAAGTAGtattctaattaattattatagttgttggtaaaatatattgatagataattttattttgtcagaTATACATAATGATTTGGAGTTGCTAGAAGATATTATGTCCAGCTCAGATGAGGAAATGGATGACAgtgataaagataaagattatGTACCAACTCAGCAACAGCAACTACTTGTAGATTTAGATGAAGTTAATGACTTACCTATTgatgtaaatatatttctaaataatgatGATCTTGAAAACGAACTCCTAAATGTAGAAGCAGACAATATTTCAAATCCAAATATAAGTGGTGAAAACGAACTCATAAATTTAGACGTAGACAATGTTTCTAATCCAAATATGAGTggtgaatttaattttgtaaagtcAGGATTTcctccaaaaaaatttaaaaaagttagatTTAGAGAAGAACAAGGTCCAGTAGacaaaaacgtttataaaatgccgccaatagaaatatttaaattgatgatTGGTCCTATATTTCAAACTATTGttcaacaaacaaatttatatgctcagcaaaaaaatgttaatatcaacacaAGCATTGAAGAAATAAAAGCATttattggaattttaatttttatgggtTACCATAGCTTACCTAGCATCAGGTTATATTGGTCAAATGatcctaattttttttgtgaacgtGTGGCCAAAATCATGCCTGTAAAAAGGTTTTTGAAAATTCTACGGTTAATTCATCTTAATGATAATTCCCAAATGCCATCAAGAAATTCTttggattttgataaattatataaaattcgtCCTATGATAACGCATTTGAAAGATATTTATCAATCTGTATATCGCCCATCAAGATACTTGGCAGTCGATGAAAGCATGGTAGCATATAAGGACGTTCCACTATGAAACAATATATGCCCATGAAACCTATTAAAAGGGGTTTCAAAATATGGGCATTGGCTGATTCTTATAGTGGTTTTTTACTGAATCTTGATATATACactggaaaaaaatcaaatggaATACCTGAGTATGGACTAGGAGAAAACGTTGTGTTATACTTgaccaaaaaattgaaaaacttatttactgtgttttttttgataatttttttaccagtatacctctaatttttaaacttttgtgtGATGGTATATTTGCATGTGGAACATTTAGAGTAAACAAAAAGTATTATCCAAAACACCTTATGAAAAATGATGGTAAATATACTTCTGGTGACATTGAATATGCCCAAAGTGAAGATATTGGTATTATGCGATGGAAGGATAGAGGAAGTAAACCAGTGACACTTGTTAGCAACATGCATAACTCTTCAGATACATCTACAGTACTGAGAAAAAATGGTAAAGGGGAAAGGATTCAAGTAAAGTGCCCTACTGGAATAtcagattataataaatacatgggaGGAGTTGACAAATTTGATCAATATATGTCTCCATACTCAATTTCTCAAAAGTCGAGGAAGTGGTggattaaacttttttattatatggttGATACTGCTATtgttaattcttatattttatataaagaaAGTTGcaacaagaataaaaaaaagtacattacACATTTAGAGTTTCGATCGAGATTAACGGATGAGCTTATTGGGAATTTCTCATGCAGGAAAAAGAATACATCTTCCCCCCACGaacaaagatataaaaaaaaacaaaaactttccATCGCTCATGATTTTACAGCTGGAGTTAATCATATGACAAAATTCATAGATAAATATAGAAGATGCAAAATGTGTAGCACTAaagcaaaagaaaaaagatCCAATATGATTTGTTCTACATGCGACATAACACTATGCAAACAATGTTTTGTACCATATCACAAACCTACCTAAAATTGTTTATCCCTATttcattacttttattatttatatggaaAATTCCAgaagtttattgttttattttactagaAATGTATCAggttgttgatttttattttaaagatatataataattattatttattttttatcaattttagttttactaaGTATaagttcaattgttttttttttattattatttatgaattttaaatacattttatagggATGTGCATTACAGaaatgttgtgtttttaatgtttttttactttttttatttttattatatttaggtatattagttTGAATGAGGCttgtatatttttctaagtaacCGCATAAGTGGGAAATATATTACCATTGCCCGTTCAGTAAATCCCACGGTCGTAAAGGTGCAAAGGGAAACTATTTTCCCACCACTTTTCCAATCatgcaaaacaaattaaaaattttccaatatttttccCAAAATCAGAGTACTCCATACTGAatgtataccaattttcagaacaatctggtgattttttttgttctgcCCTATAAAGGGTTAAAGTCAAAAAGTACAGCAATCTCAATCatacaaacacatttttatatgtatattttaaccaCTAAAAGTTTCTTCAATTGTACCTTTTTCAATGTCAAACAAAAATTCATCTTctcttatgaaaaaaataaaacaaattgtgtcTTTGGGTAAATCTTCATGTAactcaatatgtataataatattttttttagttgcagaaatattaattggttggtaaactgttttaattagaaatattgacctaaataatttaaaatcatttggaTCATTATACATCAATGGAAGTTCTTGTTGATTTTTAtggtaagttaatttataagacATTAAATTCTCATAAgattgacaaaatttattattcttaaaatcttCATCTTGACATTCTTCAGGATAACGTTTTCCATTTATTTCAAACCAATAGTTTCTAACACAACAATGATCAAATTCACCAGGATCATGATCTTgagtatttaatttgtttgtttgtaatcCAAAACCACAAAACTCAGGAGAATTTTCACTTCAATATTGTGttgataaatcaatttttatagttcttcCAGAAATATTT carries:
- the LOC132953514 gene encoding piggyBac transposable element-derived protein 4-like, translating into MKQYMPMKPIKRGFKIWALADSYSGFLLNLDIYTGKKSNGIPEYGLGENVVVNKKYYPKHLMKNDGKYTSGDIEYAQSEDIGIMRWKDRGSKPVTLVSNMHNSSDTSTVLRKNGKGERIQVKCPTGISDYNKYMGGVDKFDQYMSPYSISQKSRKWWIKLFYYMVDTAIVNSYILYKESCNKNKKKYITHLEFRSRLTDELIGNFSCRKKNTSSPHEQRYKKKQKLSIAHDFTAGVNHMTKFIDKYRRCKMCSTKAKEKRSNMICSTCDITLCKQCFVPYHKPT